One Mus musculus strain C57BL/6J chromosome X, GRCm38.p6 C57BL/6J DNA window includes the following coding sequences:
- the Btbd35f1 gene encoding germ cell-less protein-like 1-like — MGLLVSRVLSCRDSSLLEPQPEAIAGASYIPGSRKRKRNSLEELATSSNVHGPQNQGMYPHQVLNYIYWKKVKISSNDAYQNLFLDGHDSDIKIRALGRTWCLHKVFLCQSGYFANILKGTWRESHHGVINLIIKNEDIDTRSLHFVFGALYTDADLSITPLEVPQVLAAACLLRVDRVIQQCEGIMKETINRNTVCSYYLAAETYRLKAVKTRCFEWLLCNLMVHPSVALYKEVDLKLMYLLALSSDLLVMQKEIDVYTTLKIWMFLYLNPCWNGTTKQLLQHANNWLSTHMAYVDNISFLESEEGLIFQPVFKKLRFQHIICDLTSTTILEQDRLIPMAWLSPIYKQQWLTLLRTQEYGVIGPQVINEQELEECTMRCGTMIPKDGRYTWKWSVGRLGFPLRVTFTRQCVILRQRCQRCDGSACHNHIRNVIFRITLVCFDSNKRVTFRKTTGYKILTFEYKEEQIVMKLDSDVLTFPMCIFCNFLFVNLGNAENK, encoded by the coding sequence ATGGGGCTTTTAGTCAGCAGGGTCTTGAGTTGCAGGGATTCCAGTCTGTTAGAGCCACAGCCAGAAGCCATAGCCGGAGCCAGCTACATTCCTGGCAGTCGCAAGCGAAAAAGAaacagtttggaggagttggcaaCAAGTTCTAATGTTCATGGACCTCAAAACCAGGGAATGTATCCACATCAAGTTCTCAACTACATCTACTGGAAAAAGGTTAAGATCTCATCTAATGATGCttatcaaaacttatttttggACGGGCATGATAGCGACATTAAAATCCGTGCTCTGGGAAGAACATGGTGTTTacacaaagtatttttatgtcagtCAGGCTACTTTGCTAACATTCTCAAAGGTACTTGGAGAGAATCACACCATGGTGTTATAAATCTGatcattaagaatgaggatattgATACCCGATCTCTGCATTTTGTGTTTGGTGCTTTGTACACGGATGCGGATTTGTCAATAACACCTCTGGAAGTTCCTCAAGTTTTGGCAGCAGCATGCCTGCTTCGGGTGGATCGAGTAATTCAGCAGTGTGAAGGAATCATGAAAGAAACTATCAACAGGAACACTGTGTGCTCCTATTATTTGGCAGCAGAAACCTATAGATTAAAAGCTGTAAAGACGAGATGCTTTGAATGGCTTCTTTGCAATTTGATGGTACATCCAAGTGTGGCACTTTACAAGGAAGTAGATTTGAAGTTGATGTATCTTCTAGCACTGTCTTCTGACTTACTAGTCATGCAAAAGGAGATTGATGTATATACCACACTAAAAATATGGATGTTCCTTTATCTTAATCCATGCTGGAACGGAACCACGAAACAGCTTTTACAACACGCAAACAACTGGCTTTCCACCCACATGGCATATGTTGATAACATCAGTTTTCTTGAAAGTGAAGAAGGACTAATATTTCAACCAGTGTTTAAAAAGCTGAGATTTCAGCACATCATCTGTGACTTGACTTCCACAACTATTCTTGAACAAGATCGACTAATACCTATGGCATGGTTGTCACCCATTTACAAACAACAGTGGTTGACTTTGCTGCGAACACAAGAATATGGGGTAATTGGACCACAAGTTATCAATGAACAAGAACTTGAAGAATGCACCATGAGGTGTGGTACAATGATCCCCAAGGATGGAAGATATACTTGGAAGTGGTCAGTTGGACGACTTGGCTTTCCTTTACGTGTGACCTTTACCAGGCAGTGTGTAATTTTAAGGCAACGGTGTCAGAGGTGTGATGGTTCTGCTTGCCACAACCATATCCGAAATGTCATATTCAGAATAACTTTGGTGTGTTTTGATTCCAACAAAAGAGTAACTTTCAGAAAGACAACAGGTTATAAAATCCTCACCTTTGAATATAAGGAGGAGCAAATTGTAATGAAATTGGATAGTGATGTTCTAACCTTCCCTATGTGTATATTCTGCAATTTCCTTTTTGTAAACCtaggaaatgcagaaaacaagtaa